One region of Paenibacillus polymyxa M1 genomic DNA includes:
- the map gene encoding type I methionyl aminopeptidase, protein MNLYAQRRRIPIEIAIRTPEEIGYMREAGRILADCHRTLESRILPGITTLEIDAWVEQFLSKRGATPEQKGYKGFPYATCASVNEVVCHGFPSERVLHDGDIVTIDIVVNKDGWLADRGWTYAVGNISRPVAKLLRQTHKALMRGIDVARPGRTLGDIGHAVGKAAGWRRYGNVKSLIGHGIGRQMHEPPDVLHYGRARTGLPLREGMVITIEPVFTLGPEGAVLWGDDGWTISTADGSWGAQYEHTIAITKNGPYILTS, encoded by the coding sequence GTGAATTTGTATGCTCAAAGGAGGCGGATTCCAATAGAAATAGCGATACGAACACCGGAGGAAATCGGCTACATGAGGGAGGCCGGACGTATTTTGGCAGATTGCCATCGTACGCTGGAAAGTCGTATTCTTCCGGGAATCACAACGCTTGAAATCGATGCTTGGGTGGAGCAATTTCTAAGCAAGCGTGGAGCTACGCCTGAACAAAAGGGCTATAAAGGGTTCCCTTATGCTACCTGCGCTTCGGTCAATGAGGTGGTATGTCACGGCTTTCCCTCGGAGCGGGTGCTTCATGACGGGGATATTGTGACCATCGACATTGTGGTCAACAAGGACGGGTGGCTGGCTGACCGGGGATGGACCTACGCAGTGGGTAACATCAGCCGGCCGGTAGCAAAGCTGTTGCGGCAGACCCATAAGGCGCTAATGCGAGGCATCGACGTTGCCCGCCCCGGCAGGACATTAGGGGATATCGGGCATGCGGTGGGAAAAGCGGCAGGCTGGCGGCGGTACGGTAACGTCAAATCTCTGATCGGGCATGGGATCGGCCGCCAAATGCATGAACCGCCGGACGTTCTCCACTACGGTCGTGCTAGAACAGGATTGCCACTGCGCGAAGGGATGGTGATTACCATTGAGCCGGTATTTACCCTCGGACCCGAAGGCGCGGTGCTCTGGGGGGATGATGGTTGGACCATCAGCACAGCAGACGGCAGTTGGGGCGCTCAATATGAGCACACCATTGCGATTACAAAGAACGGTCCTTATATTTTGACCTCGTAA
- a CDS encoding GNAT family N-acetyltransferase, giving the protein MMIREAMISDAEDIAKVHVDCWRTTYKDIMPDEVLERLSYEQRIELWNANLSTEDGHLVYVAENEKGEIIGFVSGGPEKSGEYPPYGGEITAIYVLSEYHSLGLGKRLFLRLLQHFNSMDIHSVMVWVLADNPACTFYERLGAKPVVEQHIINMGGKNLNMVAYGWLLFR; this is encoded by the coding sequence ATGATGATCAGGGAAGCGATGATATCAGATGCCGAAGACATCGCCAAGGTGCACGTAGACTGCTGGAGAACGACATACAAAGATATCATGCCTGACGAGGTTCTGGAACGTCTTTCCTATGAGCAAAGAATAGAATTATGGAATGCGAATCTATCTACTGAAGACGGTCACCTCGTATATGTTGCTGAAAATGAAAAGGGGGAAATTATCGGATTTGTGAGTGGAGGTCCGGAAAAGTCAGGGGAATATCCCCCGTATGGGGGAGAGATCACGGCTATTTATGTTTTGAGTGAATACCATAGTTTAGGGCTCGGCAAAAGACTTTTTCTACGCTTGCTTCAACATTTTAATAGTATGGATATTCACTCTGTCATGGTGTGGGTGCTGGCAGATAATCCAGCGTGTACTTTTTATGAAAGACTGGGGGCCAAGCCTGTAGTAGAACAGCATATTATAAATATGGGTGGCAAAAACCTGAACATGGTGGCTTACGGCTGGCTGCTATTCCGATAG
- a CDS encoding DUF438 domain-containing protein has protein sequence MSELINNREHTAQELTERQRTLKEIIKELHAGKSVEEVKARFAEAVGGVSVAEISAMEHALMTEEGIPVSEVQRLCSVHTSIFKGSIEDIHRPAGPEEQPGHPVHTFKLENREIERLVNFKLALHAEQFQKEDSPKVIYKLLEDLSLLMDVDKHYSRKENLVFPYLERYGIFGPTKVMWGVDDGIRAAIKDAKKLLTEYNGDREQIGKALAHIMSEVNEMVFKEENILLPMALSKLTEDEWLKIARESEEIGFCLTAPEREWIPERAEEPVEALEQKEDTSGTPQGFVRFETGIVSVQQLELLLNHLPVDLTFIDENDVVRYFSHGKERIFARTKAVIGRTVQNCHPPQSVHVVEKLLEDFKAGRKDVEDFWIPIKDKFVYIRYFAVRDNEGRYLGTLEFTQNIAPIRALEGQKRILSE, from the coding sequence ATGAGCGAGCTAATTAACAACCGTGAACATACAGCACAGGAATTAACGGAGCGTCAGCGAACACTGAAGGAAATTATTAAAGAACTACATGCTGGGAAAAGCGTGGAGGAAGTCAAAGCTCGTTTTGCAGAGGCTGTTGGTGGAGTGAGCGTGGCAGAAATTTCAGCGATGGAGCATGCCTTAATGACTGAGGAAGGAATTCCGGTGTCGGAAGTCCAGCGCCTCTGTTCCGTTCATACGTCGATATTCAAGGGCTCTATTGAGGATATTCACCGTCCTGCAGGACCTGAGGAACAACCGGGACATCCTGTTCACACCTTTAAGCTGGAAAATCGTGAGATCGAACGGCTAGTCAACTTTAAGCTGGCATTGCATGCAGAGCAATTTCAAAAAGAAGACAGTCCCAAGGTTATTTACAAGCTGCTTGAGGATTTAAGTCTGCTAATGGATGTAGACAAACACTATAGCCGCAAAGAAAATCTAGTATTTCCTTATCTAGAACGTTATGGGATCTTTGGTCCAACCAAAGTAATGTGGGGAGTGGACGACGGCATTCGCGCCGCAATCAAGGATGCGAAGAAGCTGCTCACCGAATATAACGGAGATCGTGAGCAGATCGGGAAGGCGCTTGCCCATATCATGAGCGAAGTGAATGAAATGGTATTCAAGGAAGAAAATATTTTGCTGCCGATGGCACTCAGTAAGCTGACCGAGGATGAATGGCTAAAAATAGCCCGGGAAAGCGAGGAAATCGGTTTCTGCCTGACCGCTCCTGAGCGTGAATGGATACCTGAACGGGCAGAGGAGCCTGTAGAAGCCCTTGAGCAAAAAGAAGACACTTCTGGCACTCCGCAAGGGTTCGTGCGATTTGAGACAGGGATTGTATCTGTACAACAATTGGAACTGCTGTTGAATCATCTGCCTGTGGACCTGACCTTTATCGATGAAAATGATGTTGTTCGCTATTTCTCTCACGGTAAAGAACGGATCTTTGCCCGCACAAAGGCCGTCATTGGTCGTACCGTGCAAAATTGCCATCCGCCGCAAAGCGTGCATGTCGTTGAGAAACTGCTGGAGGATTTTAAGGCCGGCCGCAAGGATGTTGAGGATTTTTGGATTCCAATCAAGGACAAATTTGTCTACATCCGTTATTTTGCCGTTCGGGATAACGAAGGACGCTATCTGGGAACGCTGGAATTCACGCAAAACATCGCTCCTATTCGCGCCTTGGAAGGACAAAAACGTATTCTATCGGAATAG
- a CDS encoding DUF1858 domain-containing protein has product MDKILHWDESIFNLVNRHPEVKDIMVKLGFDDIAKPGMLQTAGRFMTLSKGIALKKIGMETVQQTFMQHGFTIQK; this is encoded by the coding sequence ATGGATAAAATACTGCATTGGGATGAGTCCATATTTAACCTTGTTAATCGTCATCCTGAAGTGAAGGACATTATGGTAAAACTAGGTTTTGACGATATTGCCAAGCCCGGTATGCTCCAAACCGCAGGACGTTTTATGACACTGTCCAAGGGAATTGCATTGAAGAAAATAGGTATGGAAACTGTGCAGCAGACGTTTATGCAACATGGTTTTACCATTCAAAAATAA
- a CDS encoding GntR family transcriptional regulator, producing the protein MNIPVQIDENSAEPLYAQIEKQLRSLIVTGQIAAGTLLPSIREFAGTLRCSVITVRRVYQDLENEGLLRTRQGTGTFVALVEDDMRSGYRLKAVTEALETAIATGIAVQMTEQELLELFAEMVKRRYEVQVKE; encoded by the coding sequence GTGAATATTCCAGTGCAAATTGATGAGAATAGCGCGGAACCGCTGTATGCGCAGATTGAAAAGCAGCTTCGTTCACTCATAGTAACCGGACAAATTGCAGCGGGAACGCTGCTTCCCTCCATTCGTGAGTTTGCGGGGACGCTTCGTTGTAGTGTAATCACCGTCCGGCGGGTCTATCAGGATTTGGAGAACGAAGGCTTGCTACGTACCCGGCAGGGAACGGGCACCTTTGTCGCTCTGGTCGAGGATGATATGCGCTCAGGTTACCGCCTTAAAGCGGTGACCGAGGCATTGGAAACGGCGATTGCCACAGGCATCGCTGTACAGATGACAGAGCAGGAATTATTGGAGCTTTTTGCAGAAATGGTGAAAAGAAGGTATGAAGTCCAGGTGAAGGAGTGA
- a CDS encoding ABC transporter ATP-binding protein — translation MNNHVEVPTQIQRKAPIIEMSQVYKTRGNRNIGPINLTVEPGYVVALAGHNGSGKSTLIHLLTQLVHPDSGEIRWFGQAYPDGMPADTRQWVGYIPEQPVREEDRLTAEAAAAFRALWYPGWDETRFQRLMDRFQVPSHTKLSRMSKGQRRKFELAAALAPHPRVLLLDEPSSGLDPFAWKIMLDELRDCMKNGKTTIIIATHIMDEIKRLADYIVLMHDGRLLGKLEKDHLLENGKEMWFEGTPEEASELPGVVETESDGNLQRIITLAAGEASAILEQAGIRPIRVRRLELDDILVYWSAGQISANAETFMEKEGVKQS, via the coding sequence GTGAACAATCATGTGGAAGTTCCTACGCAAATACAGAGGAAAGCACCAATTATTGAGATGAGCCAGGTCTATAAAACCCGGGGTAACCGGAATATTGGGCCGATTAATTTAACGGTTGAACCAGGATATGTGGTCGCTTTGGCTGGACATAACGGATCAGGGAAAAGCACATTGATTCATTTGCTGACTCAGCTTGTTCATCCGGATTCCGGTGAGATTCGTTGGTTCGGCCAAGCATACCCCGACGGCATGCCGGCAGATACACGACAATGGGTTGGATATATACCGGAGCAGCCGGTTCGCGAGGAGGATCGATTAACGGCAGAAGCAGCAGCGGCTTTTCGAGCATTGTGGTATCCCGGCTGGGATGAAACACGTTTTCAGCGTTTAATGGACCGCTTTCAGGTTCCATCACATACGAAATTATCGCGTATGTCCAAGGGACAGCGTCGGAAATTCGAACTGGCTGCTGCCTTGGCGCCACACCCTCGTGTGTTGCTGCTGGATGAGCCTTCATCAGGTTTAGATCCTTTTGCTTGGAAAATCATGCTAGATGAACTGCGGGATTGTATGAAGAACGGCAAAACGACGATCATTATTGCTACCCATATCATGGACGAGATCAAGCGTTTGGCGGATTATATTGTCTTGATGCACGATGGCAGGCTGCTTGGCAAACTGGAAAAAGACCATCTGCTCGAAAATGGCAAGGAAATGTGGTTTGAAGGTACACCAGAGGAGGCATCGGAGCTTCCGGGAGTTGTAGAGACGGAGAGTGATGGGAATTTACAGCGAATTATAACGCTGGCAGCCGGGGAGGCCAGTGCTATATTGGAACAAGCGGGGATTCGCCCCATCCGTGTGCGGCGTCTGGAACTGGATGATATTTTAGTATATTGGTCTGCAGGACAAATATCTGCGAATGCAGAGACATTTATGGAGAAGGAAGGGGTAAAACAATCATGA